The genome window TGTCAAAACCATCTCAAATCACATCGCTTGCTATGTGCAAATAGGCACCAATATTCCAAACACTAGGGTCTTCAGATTTGATAAATTCTGAGTGGATCAACCATGGTTCATGGAAGTGGTCCAGAATTCTTGGAACACAAATGTCAATGCTTCTAGCAGCATAAGTCAGCAGGTGACTAAATTTAAGATCCCAAGAAGAAACCTAAGGAAGTGAGGCAGATCAATTTCTCAATTTAACAAAATCCTTAATGTGAGCAATGAGTCTTTGATAGTCTTGGACACAATTGAAGAAAGTAGAGCCTTGTTCATTCAGGAGAAGAATTTCAGACACATCCTGAGAAAGCACATCCTGAGGTTGCTTAAGGCCAAGAATGAGTCAATCTTTGGGATGAGGACACTAAATTCTTTCATGCGGCAGGCACCGAACAATACAGAATCAAAACTATCACGAGTCTAGAGACTAATGAAGGGAGAAGTATCACATACCACTATGAGAAAGTTGTAACTCTTTGGCAAGTTAATAAAGATAGAATGAGTATTGCAGGTGAAACTACTATCTTCTTTGATCTTGACAAACTGATTTATCTAAGAGAAGATCTTGAgctcctttcagaacctttctCCAAGAAAGAGATTGATGAGATGATCAAAGATATTCCTTTTGATAAGACCCCTAGCCCAAATGGTTTCAATGGGTTATTCATTAAGAAGTGCTAAAACATCATCAAAGGAGACTTCTATGAATTGATTGAGGATTTTGaagagggattttttttttgcatttcctAAATACCTCTTACATCACTCTTATCCCCAAGTTGAACAGTCCAATAAAGGCTAGTGACTACATACATATCTCCCTTCTAAAttcaacctcaaactcatcACCAAGCTCCTTGCCAACAAGCTGCAAGCTAGAATTCTTGACTTGGTCCATCAGAACCAGTATGGCTTCATCAAAGGTAGAACCATTCAAGACTGTCTTGGATGGGCCTTTGAGTATATTGACCAATGTCACAAATCAAAGGAGGAGATTGTTATCCGCAAGCTTGATTTGAAAAAGCTTTGATAGAGTTGATCATGGTCTCATCATTCAAATGATGGATAAGTTAGGCTTTAGTCAGAAGTGGACCTCCTAGGTTAGCTCCATCTTTGAGTTAGGTTATTCATCTATTATCCTCAATGGGATTCTAGAAAAATCCTTTTCTTGCAAAAGAGGAGTTAGATAGGGAGATCCTCTATCTCCCCTTCTCTTTGTCATTGCGGTAGAGCTTCTTCAGTACATCATCAATGAGGCAAGAGTCagagctctcctctctcttcggCTAAACCTGATGCACACAACAGACTTTTCGGTTATCCAATATGGACGACACCATCATTATCCTCAGGGCTCCCCAGAGAGAGCTCTTTTGTCTCAAAGACATCCTTCACACCTACACACAATCTTTAGGTCACAAGATCAACTTTGCTAAGTCCTACTTGGCCCCATTAATATGACTAAGGAAGAAATGAATCTCCTGACTGGAGTTTTCAGATGCACAATAGTTTCTATGTCTTTTACCTAGCTTGGTCTTCCCTGGGTATCATTCGACCAATGTTTGAATATATGACTTACATTATGCACAGGATTGAGCTAAGAATCACAACCACCTCCTTGTTACTGGGTCTTACCGGAAGGCTCACTTTGATGAACTCTGCACTTTCCTCACTCCCAACATATAGCATGTGCACCTCAAATTGCCAAAGAAGACTATCAAGATTATTGATAGAGCTAGGAGAAATTGCTTATGGGGAGAACCTGAGGGTTCTTCAAGAGGAAGGGCCTTAATCGTTCGGAAACAAGTGTACGTCCCCAAAAACAAAGGGGGTTTGGGGGTTATCAATCTGTCATCATAGAGCGATGCTCTTCTAATCAAACACTTGCAGAAATTCTACAACAATATGGATATCCCTTGGGTTCAACTGATCTTCTAATCAAACACCTGCACAAATTCTACAACAATATGGATATCCCTTGGGTTCAACTGATCTGGAACACTCACTATCGTAACGGCCGCATCCCTCATACCTTCAAAGCCAAAAGCTCCTTCTAGTGGAGAGATATCATGAGCTTCATTGATCACATCAGAGGAATTACTTCCAGATGCCCAGGGGGTGGTACCACTATCCTGCTCTGGCATGATGTATGGAATGGCAACTATCTTAAAGAGACCCTCCCTCATCTCTACTCACCAGAAACAAAAACTTATCCATTGCAGCATATAGGGAAAGTGGTTCCCCCATCTTGAATTTTCATGCTCCCATATCAGAGGCCTTCCAAGAATTGAAAATCTTCAGTTAGAAAATGGACAGTATTCAGAATTAGGGTACTCGAAAAGACATTTAGATTTATTGTTGGGAGAATGACAAGTACACTTCTAGAAGATTCTATGAGCTCCCATACAAATCCATTACCCCACCAGCCCCTTTGATTGAGATTTGGaaatcaaagtgctaaaaaaaGATCAAGATTTTCATTAGGCTTCTTTTCAAAGATAGAATCAATACACGTAATCTGCTTAAGAGGAAAAGACAGAAAATTCAAGACAATGATTACAATTGTGTTATCTGCACCtgcaattttaattttgaaGAGACAGCCTTCCATCTCTTCTTTGCTTGCTCGTTCAGTGTCAAGTGTTGGCCCTTGCTTGGAATTATGTGCAACCTTAACGCTAACTTCTTTGATATGATTAGTGAAGCCACATGGGTCTTTGACCACCAGTTTTTTATGGAAGTCTTAGCTATTGTAGCCTGAGAAATTTGGAAACAAAGAAATGGAAAGATCTTATAATGGGCAAACCATTCCTTCGATCGCTGGCGTTCAAACTTTTTGGACACTATGCGCTTGCAGCTACATAGAATAAATAATCCTATCCATGACTTGTTTTCCCAATGGTTTGATCTTTTTTCCAATTTCTAGCTTTCTCCATGCTTGCTCATGGCACTACTTCTTTTAGGCTTTGTAATCTTGTATATGCTTTTTCATTGCTTTTTAATAAAAGTTTCTCAATCTATAGGGGATTCCCCTACTAgagttctttaaaaaaaaattatgtctcACACCTTGAACAAACTTGATCATGATCTTTAAAGCCTTGATTTCAGCAACTCCAAATGACTCATCCATAAGGTTTGCTGGTGAGCCATATGCTAACATTCAGATGACAATCGTACATTTCTGCAATGGTAATAATTGCTTCATGTCAATTTTCTACTATATAATAGGTATTATCATTGAACATATAGCTTTTCAAGAACATTAAGAGATGCTACAAGTGCCCCCATTGTTGTACCTGACCAATAGGTAATTTTTGCTAACAACACAATTGAATGTTTCATTCCATTTCGTTTAAATGATAAATCATTCAGTACTCCTTGCATTTTACATCACATTCAACACAAGGATGGCCTACCATTACATAAGTACTAAAACAATACAAAGAAAAGTACACACTAATAGGGAAGTATGGATTGATGGGAAGTGTTCAAACATCTCTAGTTGGAAACAGTTCCTTGCTTAACTCTAGGAGGTGTTCATGACTCTTCAATTTTGCTCCACTGAAGTTAGAAGTATCTTTCTCCATATAATCTAAGTATGTCCTTAGCTTATTTATCATAATCTTCTCCCTTGCTGCTTCTGCTATTTTTGCCAGTGCATCTGCTCTCTTTGCCATagcatcatgaaaaaaaaaccatgTCTTCATTTGGCTGGTTGCCTAAAGGAGACTGTGGTatggccttttctttttcacttcccttttgcttttttttttttgccccttTGGGCGCCTTTCTTTGTTTAACTCAGCCTCATCCGTGTCTTGATTTGAAGGTGATGTGTATGCTCCTGATTCATCCACTTTTGTCATTTGTTCTTCTATTCACGATCCATGGCACTTCACCATTTGGGTTGGTCCTTGAGTACTCTCCATAAGTATTCTAGTGTAAAtggtttttgtttgttttctcctttGAACAGTGTACAGGCTTTCTCCATGAGCATCCCATCAGATTGCTCACTGCAATATGTGCGTCTTACTCTATCATAAACCCCATTAAACTTGGCAacaattgcaatttttttcccaaatggCCTTTGAGTTGTGCCTTTGACCTTGTGCTTCCTCCTACAGACTGATTTAAATTTAACTCTACTATTACACTATTTCAGTACTACTCCCCACTCTTATCATTGCCACTAATTGAATTTACTGAATTATTTAGCCAAGCACTTAATAGCCATAGTTTCTCCTCCTCAGTGTAATTGACTCTCAATCCCCTCCCCCCTTCATCCGGGTTTCTGTCACTTGAGTCTTCAATTTCAACTACTAGCTCTACTTATTTTCTTCGCGATTGTGGAGTTGTTGAATCGCAATTTCAACTACCAGCAGTAACTCTAGATATTCCAGCTGAGTCCATAAAGTGTGCTTGGTGTTGATAACCTTGATAACTTGGTGGATATTGGGCATAATGTTGGAAGTTGGCTACACCACCAAAAGGATTTTAATTATGCATGAAATAAGTGGGTGGGATATTATGGGGAAACTAGGAATGGATGAAAGTTGTGGGGGCAAACTGAGACTAGTGAAACTTGTGAGAAATTGGTTTGGTGGGAAATTGTACATGTATTGGAAGCCTGCATTTTCTGGCCTTGGATTTGGGGAATCAAAGCTAAGCAATATTGTGAAGTTTCTATCCGATGGATCCATTTGAGATTAGCAAATGTTTTGTGATGAATCATTGGTATGTAGTTCAGAGTTGAACCTGTCTCTTTTTATGTAGGTTGCTAGGAGCTCGAGCAGGGGGCAATGGATAGAAGAGGAAGACAATGGACAAGTGTTCGGGTATTGCCAATTAGAAGTTATTAGTTAGGATGGGTTGAGTTGTTGGCAATCGTGGGAAATCAATTGTTGTCAGattttgttgaatatttgacGAGACCCGGTCTCAAGCTTGAGGCCTGATCTTTAGTCGAGGCCACTCACACAGTGTTTGGTACCTGGTTCTAAGGCTTCATTTGTTGCTGAGGACCAACTTTTTTATTACATTGGAGGCGCCCTTAGACTCTTGTTGCCTAGTGTAAGCTAGGTTCAAACTTTCAGCTCAGCAGCCAGGCTACTTGATTGGAAGTTTAGAACTAGAGGTGAAAACAGATCGGATACAAACGGATATAACTCATTCTGTATCCTATCCTTAATTTTTTCTCGGGATTGGAGTCGGATATGGATAGTGccagataattattttttcatcttgtATTCTATCCTATTTTTTTCTCAGAGTCGAAGCGAATAGTCGGATAGACATCAGTTAGTCAGatagataaattttttttaccttattTGTATCCTCATAAAACATATTAAATAGTATAGGGATGTAATTAAAGTGAGCACAGAGAGAGTGATAGGTGAAATATGAAAACAAGAGCATTATTATTATCTATTTACGGATGTGTGACAATCTACCTATATGTTATCATCTTTTTAGCGAAATCACGATAAATTTTCTCGTAGCATCTAACATTCGGATACTTTAAACGAATACCTATCATCTTGTATCttattctatattttttctcataTTCGGAGTCAAACATTGATAGTGTCGAACAGTATCGGACACGGATACCGATCATCCCATATATTTATTTCGCAAGCCTTCGGATAATCAGGCGGGTGGAAAATATCCATCCTTTTCACCGCTATCTGGAACCACTTAAGTTTCTATAAAACAAGAGACATGCTACAGGTGTCAATTGCCAATCTGAATTATGTTCAACATATTAACCTCACAATTGAACATGGTATTTTTCACAGACAAGGTGTTCTTCCCAGGTACAAAACAATATCACTACATGCCATGCAACTGCAAGGTGGTCAAAAAAACAAGGAAGGAATGAGCCGCTAACTCAAGAAATGCGGAATACAGTTTTACATACACAACCCTAACTCGCAACTCTCAATTGATCCTCACGTGCTCTCCTTGCTACTTGATGCCTCAAGCCCCTTTTTCTCTTCCCCGTCGCTTACCGCCGTGGGAGTCGCGGGTGGAGGCTGGTCTCCACCCTCCCCAGGCTCTTTTTTCAGTTCGGTTTCAAACTCCTTAGCTGCCTGAGAGTGAATTTGCATAGGTCAGAAAACAGTTTAGAAAGCTGCAAAATAATGAGTGGTCTGCTTCTAAACACTGGATAAAGTGGTATAGCTAATCCGATAAAAATGAATAAACAAGTGACGAGGTCAAAACATCTACTTTtacatttctttttttaaaaatcatctACTTTAGCCAATAGGTAAAAATCATGTTCCATTAACTGTTAAGGTCCGAATGTTCATTGATTTGCATATCTGAGTTAGGAAGGTAAAATGAAGTATTCGTTGTTGCACCTCTGTTTGACTGTTTGTTGTACGCCATCGATGTTAGTAGAAAATATATTTCATCAGTCTCATCATCTGTGTACATGCAATAGGTAGCAAACTCCCAACTGAAGATCGCAGAACATATAATACAGACAAGAGCCTTATCTTTGCTACAACTGTATATGCCAAATTTCTTCAGCAACAAAAATACCACATATATCATAAACTGCAGCATTTATGAGAGATCGAACAACTGCAAATGCACAAAGGAAGGCAATACCATTTCGATTCCATTAAATCAGAAGAACAGGCCTAAACTATAAGCACGACAAAGTTATCTTCTAATTCCTATCGCTGTTCACAAAACAAGAGCTGCAGAACTTCCCAACCTGAATCTTACATCGCCTGAATCCAACGACACTCTTCACACTGTTATAACAAACAACATAACTCCTAAATCGAAATGATAAAATGGCACAtaaacaaaagtaaaaatgagaaaacaacGTAAATTCAACGTATATCTTTCTATTAGTGAAGTTATTCTAAGTGCACGACAACACAAACAGAGCTAATTGCTGGAGTGCTAAGGAGTGGACCAAACTTCACTATTGCTACAAGCGACAGGGTACTAAATTTAACATTCTACAACCACGGGAGCTGTCTGCCTGTCTCAAAGTCCTCAAAATTGCACCCACAGCTAGTGCTAGCAAAACGATGCATTCTAAATCGGTAGAAACAGAAGCTGCAATTGAAAACGGGAAGGCCTGAAACTTTAGCACCTCAAGCAATGGGGGGTTTTTATTTCTGCAGTTGCTAACCGCTAGTCCATTACTACCAGTGCCACACAACAACACTTAGTTTCAGTACGCTGTCAAAATTTCGGGTCCAACACCTCACCTGCTGGAAGCTCTTGACGGTCTTGCCGATGTTGCGGCCGACCTCGGGGAGCTGCTTAGGCCCGAACAACAGCGCGGCGACGCCGGCGATGACCACCAGCTCGGGAACCCCCAAACCGAACAGGCACTTGCACCCGagcgcgccgcctccccccgcTCCGGCCCGCCTCGGCCGCGCAGCCACGGACGCGGAGACCACCGCGAGGCCCCCGCCAGCGCCCGCGACGAACGAGGACGCCCTCGAGGACATCCCGGCCGCCGCGACGTGGGCCCGGCTCGGCGccctccgcggcggcggcggcggcgcgagggaGGAGGAGTAGGCCGCTGCGACGGGAGCCACCACGGCTATCcccatggctgctgctgctgctgctgctgctcggagTGGGAGGGAGGAGGTCGGAGTCACGCGGATATTTCTCTGAGATGAGATAGCGTTCTATGGTTACGGCTTTGTGACATGTGTGGGGTAACGACggtgccttttttttttaacacacaACCAATGTACACCTTACTCATATCACACACGTATGAGAAAACATACAGTTTTACTAAACACGCACATATATATTTACGCATAACCTATTAGAGATCTAATCTCAGTGAACGCACATGAGATTTAATCCTAGGCTATAAGTAAGCATCAGGTCTAGCAGGGCTCCAACGCATACGAGTTCAGTCGCATGGCAGCGACTTGCCAATCGAGTCGACGCTCGATCTCCCGTAACGACGATGCCTAGCTGCCGGTAGGATGCAAGTGGGCCGCCATAGCATTCGAGTCCCGGAGTTCCAGCATTCTAGGACTCAAATGAGCCGGACCATAACAAGATTGTTAACATACTAATCTCTATTTTGGGCCATAATAGGTCAAGCGACACATACTAGCGAGATCCAGAATGGGCTTCTGGACCATTCTAGATTTCGGCCGTTTATTTTTTCACACCTCTTAGAGTTTAGGTGCTTCAAATCGTGAGCTCTTCTCCGCTTCCATGTGCATGAACACGACAACGATGATGCTAAGGTAGAGGGATTCACTGTAGCTGGTCTTAGAGGGAGGATCTTGCGAGGCAGACCGGCTCGATAGCGATGGCGGGCGCGGGTGAGCGGTGATGCGATGGGAACATCGTCAGCCACGAGTGGTGTAACGACCAGGGTCAGGGTAGGGACAATGACGCCAGATTAGTACACGGGTAGCTAGTGGTGAGAATGCCATCGAAAATAGGAGAAGGTGGGTGTGACGAAGGAGCAAGCTAAAGGGGATGATATAGATTAGATGCATGAATAGATTTTGGACGTTTATGTTTCAATGTTCGCATCTTTACATTGGTTTTGCATACTTGACTAGAATTGTGTGCACTGCATGAGTAGCTACTAGTAATCTCTAAAAAAGAGTTACTTGTGATAGGCGTCACAGTGTTCCAGTCCAACACTTACCGCTAATCAGATTCCAGTACATGCATGTGGAACAGTTCCTCTATGATTGTGAGAACATGTTGTTGCACTTTTTTGATTGATGGGAAGGGAGAACCTTTTCTTCACACCCAATGGGAGGTGAGAAGCCTGCACACAGTTGGACTAATCCGATGGATGATGGCAGCAAAAGGACAAGTTTGCAGTAATCCGGGGATGTTAGGTATCGTTCATCTTCAGTTTTGGATGCCTTGACAGTAAGAAACGGGATCTCCTCCATCCACAGAGTTGATAAAGAAGTAAAAGTGCCATCTCCAGGTCAGTCACCTTTGCTAGCTCCTACCAAAGATGTGTTAGGAATATTCTTCTCAAAGTATGCCCTCGTGCGTATCTGCGTGTAGATTCATCCTGCAGAACTAATGATCATTGTAACCATGGATTAAAATTTCACTGAAATTTTGGTTTTGGGAATTTCAGAGaggaatgaaatatctaatttcgaattttctttcactggtacgtggaaccaatagaggaaaaaaATGATTGAAATTTCAACGAAGTTTCAcgaattttgatctttttgttAGTAAACgagaaaattataaaacgaaattgaaatagTAACTATCCTTTATCTAGATTACGGGCATCTACTACACTGATAATTTATGAGCTCCATAGTACCATGGCGGAACAGCCGGTGAGAGAAGAACACGAACTGGTATTTGCTTTCGCCCATCTTTGCAATGTCTGTCCATTCAATACTGGCCTATTATATTGATGAGCAGACGACAAAATCAAATACAAATGCTTGCCTTAATTTTCTTGCACGTGTTGTTCAATCGGAGCTTCGTTCTTTCTTGTCATGGACTAACCGGCGTAATAGTCGTCCAGTAAAAATTTTCAAGTACATGCTTCACCTTCACCACTTTACATGTTGTCATCAGAACGGGAAACTTGCAGCTACCAAAAACCCATTTTCTTTAAACAGCTGATTTATCCAGCAGAACCGGGATGGGATAGACCGTGTCCATACAAGCTACTTGCATTGTCATTTTGTCACCGCTGGTTTGTTTGTTCCTTTCCCTGATCATCGACGTCAATGTCAAGATCACTCCTTCTCTTCCTATATCTTACCCATTCTCGCTTTCGTCGGCATCTAACAAACATCTACTAGCTACTCTAGGTAGTAACTAGCTAGGCCGCAATTTGCCGATACTTCAGCACTTCAAACATTAGCATCTAGCATTCTAGCAAAGTTCAAGTGGCTGAATTCAGGCTATATATGCTACCTTTCTGTGGATCTGCATTTAACGTTTTTATTAAGATGACTGTGTGGTTCGCTACTGAGTTCTATTGACAACATACATGTTCATCTTGATCACGCATTTGGTGATGCCAAACGTCACTGAAGATGATGTGATGCTCCCATCGATCCACTTGCATTTTCCATTTGCTTTCCCCTTGATCGTGCACGCCCCTTAATCTTATTGGAGCCAATTGGCTCTAACCGAGATTACGACTTCCACTACTTTCCCTACATGTTATCCGGTGTATCTGCCAACCTTTTGCGCTAGAGTTCTTGGTGAAGTTTTAACTAGCTAGGATGGCATATTCTTCAGCAAAGCAAGATTCAGCAACAGAGAAAGAATTGACCAGATAGCTAATCATGGGAGATTGGGAGA of Phragmites australis chromosome 3, lpPhrAust1.1, whole genome shotgun sequence contains these proteins:
- the LOC133912909 gene encoding sec-independent protein translocase protein TATA, chloroplastic-like, whose translation is MGIAVVAPVAAAYSSSLAPPPPPRRAPSRAHVAAAGMSSRASSFVAGAGGGLAVVSASVAARPRRAGAGGGGALGCKCLFGLGVPELVVIAGVAALLFGPKQLPEVGRNIGKTVKSFQQAAKEFETELKKEPGEGGDQPPPATPTAVSDGEEKKGLEASSSKEST